In Meleagris gallopavo isolate NT-WF06-2002-E0010 breed Aviagen turkey brand Nicholas breeding stock chromosome 30, Turkey_5.1, whole genome shotgun sequence, the genomic stretch AGGGGGTGTGGGCTCCGTTCCTCTCAcctccttttccctcccagGCGGAGCCATGGGGCGCCCCATAgcaatgctgctgctcctgctgctgcttccccacGGCATCGGGGCCACCACCTCGCAGCCCCCGCTGCTGCCGTGCAGCTGCGACGCGGTGGGCAAAGCGCCGGACTCGTGCCCCAGTGCTGATTGCCTCTGTGCTATGGACCACCAACCCGTCAACGCCTCCGATTTCCACGCACGGGAGTGTCAGGGCAACGTGGGGATGGTGGCTGTGGCCGTGGATGCGGTGGTGGTGGGAGTGGGGGTGGGAGTGGggctggtggtggtgggggtggtggtgggggtCGTGGTTTGGCGGTGCCGGAGGACGACGGGCACGACGGGGTGGGGGAAGCGGGagccccctgcagcccatgggcagcCCCGCTATGTCAGCCGTGAGGcggagagcagccctgctgccgTGGGGGTGTGCCTGGCTCCCGACTACGAGAACGTCTTCGTCGGCTCCTACATGGCCTCCAGCGCAGCCCCGGTGCAGGATGGGGAGCATGGGTGTCAGCAGGGGGGGTACAGGTGAGTCTGCGGAGAGGGGAGGCTGTGGGGGTACGTGGGACCCTCCTGATGGGCTGCAGTGAGCCGAGGCAGCACCTCATCCCACCCGTCAGTCCATCCCATAACCATATAGTATCCCAATCCCAccccccatcccatcccatcccatcccatcccacatcACCCATTCATCCCACTCTACTCCAGCTCATCCTCATCGCCATCCCATCTGCagtccatccccatcccatctcatctcaaCCCATCCATCCCATCCTACTCCGTCTCAACCCAATCTATCGCATCTTCATCCCATCCCACTCAATCCCACCCCCATCCCACTCCATTGCCATCCCTGTCCCATTTCAACCCAACCCAATctcaccccatcccatcccaccaaACCCAGGGATCAGCCACCCGTGGGGCTCTTTCCTCCCCACTGATCCACGCGGGGGTCCATTCCTGCACATCTCCTGCCCCACTGACCCCCCCCCCACACAGCCCCCAGGCACCGCCGGACGATCTCTATTTCATGGAGAGCGACGCAGGGGAGCAGCCCATCTACGCCAACACCGGGACCCCCAGAGAGGACATCTATGTCAGCCCCGACCCGTGAGGGCAGCGCCCCGGGGGATTCTGCAGCGCTGGGACAGCGGAGGGgattttcctctatttttttttttcttttctttttgcaacgAGAGCAAAACGGCTGCGCGGCCGTTTCCTGCGCGGGGCTGAGGGCGGAAGCGGCCGCTTCTCCTTGGGGTTTGCACTGCGAAATGGGGACGGGGCAGTGGGACACGGCGGTCCCTGCACGTCGCTCCCGAGCTCCGCGTGACACCCGGACTGACGGCCTCAAACGCTTCCGGCGCTGCCCTCTGTGAAATCCGACAGTCTGGGACAAAAGCGCCGTTTTTGGACGCTGCTGGCAGCGTGTGGCTGCGAGGTGACGGCTCTGGGACGTGTGGGTGGTGATGTGGAGGCACCCCGTGTCCCAGCCTTGCACGGGTCCTTGTGGTTCTCCACGGTGACATTAAATGTTGGGCTGTCCTCAGTGACCCGTAGGACTCACGGTGTGTCGGAACCCCCGGAGGGGCTGTGTGGGGTACTGGGGGAGTCCTGTCCCCAGAGCAGAGGGGCCAATAATACAGGTCCCACACTGGCAGGTTCCTATTTCCCTGTCCCCTAAGCCCACGTCCCCATTATGGTGACCCCATGTCCCACATCCGTTGAGCTGTGGTCCCCGGAGCCCATAACCCCAGGCTGGAGCTCCTTCtgtcccacatccccatgtccccacgttCCGTATCTCAATGTCCCCACGTTCCCACACGTCCTTCTTCCCGTGGCCACCACCTCCACGTCCCCGTGTCCCAGTATCTCCATGTCCCATGTCCCTGtatccccacatcccatatTCTCATGTCACATCCTCATGTCTCATGTCCCCATCCCCCTGTCCCCTATGTCCCATATCCCTATGTCTCATGTCCCCCCGTACCCATGTCCCCCATCCCCATATCTCATGTCCTCATGTCTCACGTCCCCGTCCCCCTGCCCCCATCCCCTGGCTGTGGGTACAGGTAAATGAGTGCCACATCCTCGATGTGGTCAGGGCTTCCCAGCGCCCGCCCCAAGGCCACAGTCAGGGCAaagtgctgctggagccctgcCCACACATGACTCACCCATGGGTGACAGattgggggggtggggaggacGTGGCTgcgtggggcagagctgctggcgCTGTGTTCCCATCACTTTATTCATTTACATCGCGATTTgatttatagaaatatataaatataccaaaaaagaaaaaaaaagaatcccaACAAAGCCATACAACGCAATAAATAATGAGCAATAAATAAAGGACTGTATAAAAAAGGCTCATGCGGAGAGGAGCCGGTGTGGCAGCAGGGTAGGCTCCTCCTGCTGAACCAATGCTTTAAATAAGGGGAGAGGGGAATAAGTTATGGCATGGAGTGATGGCAGTGGGGTCTGTGCCCCCAGGGTGGGTGTCACCGGGATGGGGTGGGGGCCCTACAGCAGGAGGTCAGACATCAGCATCAGGAGGTGATGGGTCCCTACAGGTGGAGGTGCTGGGTCCACATGGACGGAGATGATGAGTT encodes the following:
- the LRRC25 gene encoding leucine-rich repeat-containing protein 25, which encodes MPTPHTLLPPPPIQCQNPGTGALQCPHTPDGRNVSEWMSSCSDPPRPGYAPRSDTDPQGPPVPLSEHGQLAAGGAMGRPIAMLLLLLLLPHGIGATTSQPPLLPCSCDAVGKAPDSCPSADCLCAMDHQPVNASDFHARECQGNVGMVAVAVDAVVVGVGVGVGLVVVGVVVGVVVWRCRRTTGTTGWGKREPPAAHGQPRYVSREAESSPAAVGVCLAPDYENVFVGSYMASSAAPVQDGEHGCQQGGYSPQAPPDDLYFMESDAGEQPIYANTGTPREDIYVSPDP